A single genomic interval of Shinella zoogloeoides harbors:
- a CDS encoding ABC transporter permease has protein sequence MRHLSTALAALYAGLIYLFIFLPVVVLVLFSFQDGTLPVPPLNGLTLRWYEAVFSDGKLMAALGNSLLVAVISSAVACILGFLAAYAFARYTLPASALLRGLIVAPMTVSTLIIGLGLLSMLNVTGMRLSLVTVGIGHVVINLPLCFAIIYASMGGHQVNIERAARDLGAKDWQVMLLVTAPMLLPSILAAFFLSVTFSWDEFIVAFLLSRFDVTLPVEIWSMLRSGLDPKTNAIGSVVFLISVVFLILMELTVFRKTGKSS, from the coding sequence ATGCGACACCTTTCCACTGCGCTCGCCGCGCTCTATGCCGGCCTCATCTATCTCTTCATCTTCCTGCCCGTCGTGGTGCTGGTGCTCTTCTCCTTCCAGGACGGCACCTTGCCCGTGCCACCGCTGAACGGGCTGACGCTGCGCTGGTACGAAGCGGTCTTCTCCGATGGCAAGCTGATGGCCGCGCTCGGCAATTCGCTGCTGGTGGCGGTAATTTCCTCGGCCGTCGCCTGCATCCTCGGCTTCCTCGCCGCCTATGCCTTCGCGCGCTACACGCTGCCGGCCTCCGCGCTTCTGCGCGGCCTCATCGTCGCGCCGATGACGGTCAGCACGCTGATCATCGGCCTCGGCCTCCTCTCCATGCTGAACGTGACGGGCATGCGGCTTTCGCTCGTGACGGTCGGCATCGGCCATGTGGTGATCAACCTGCCGCTCTGCTTCGCCATCATCTACGCCTCGATGGGCGGGCATCAGGTGAACATCGAGCGGGCGGCGCGCGACCTCGGGGCGAAGGACTGGCAGGTCATGCTGCTCGTCACCGCGCCCATGCTGCTGCCGTCGATCCTTGCCGCCTTCTTCCTCTCCGTCACCTTCAGCTGGGACGAGTTCATCGTCGCCTTCCTGCTGTCGCGCTTCGACGTGACGCTGCCGGTCGAGATCTGGAGCATGCTGCGCTCCGGCCTCGACCCCAAGACCAACGCCATCGGCAGCGTCGTCTTCCTCATCTCCGTCGTGTTCCTCATCCTCATGGAACTGACGGTCTTCAGAAAAACCGGGAAATCCTCATGA
- a CDS encoding DMT family transporter — protein sequence MSSLAASRHNRLALIALLVGGAAIGGSPIFVRLSEVGPMATAFWRVALALMPFFLISRVTKQADETPAGLRDYFFLALPGAFLAVDLATWHLSLTMTSVANATLLANLAPVFVTLGSWLIFRTRITPVFLTGLALALLGVIVLKGGPAAIGGGQLAGDATAIVAAIFYACYMLSLGHVRSRFSTLRIMVWTTLSATIWVLPLALFFESGIVPVTLFGWAMVLGLAFISHVGGQGLVTYALAYLPTAFSSLTLLLQPVVAAILAWILLSEPIGLMQAVGGLIVLAGILVARRG from the coding sequence GTGTCGTCACTTGCCGCCTCCCGCCATAATCGCCTTGCCCTGATCGCCCTTCTCGTCGGAGGCGCCGCCATCGGCGGATCGCCGATCTTCGTGCGGCTTTCCGAAGTGGGGCCGATGGCGACGGCGTTCTGGCGCGTTGCGCTGGCGCTCATGCCGTTCTTCCTGATCTCGCGCGTGACGAAACAGGCGGACGAGACGCCCGCCGGCCTCCGCGACTACTTTTTCCTGGCGCTGCCCGGCGCATTCCTCGCCGTCGATCTTGCGACCTGGCACCTCTCGCTCACCATGACCTCCGTCGCCAATGCGACGCTGCTGGCTAATCTGGCGCCCGTCTTCGTGACGCTCGGCTCGTGGCTCATCTTCCGCACGCGCATCACCCCGGTCTTCCTGACGGGGCTGGCGCTGGCGCTCCTCGGCGTGATCGTGCTGAAGGGCGGGCCGGCGGCCATCGGCGGCGGGCAGCTTGCGGGCGATGCGACGGCCATCGTCGCGGCGATCTTCTATGCTTGCTACATGCTGTCGCTCGGCCATGTGCGCTCGCGCTTCTCCACCCTGCGCATCATGGTCTGGACGACCTTGTCCGCCACTATCTGGGTGCTGCCGCTCGCCCTGTTCTTCGAGAGCGGGATCGTACCTGTCACGCTCTTTGGCTGGGCCATGGTGCTGGGGCTCGCCTTCATCAGCCATGTCGGCGGCCAGGGGCTCGTCACCTACGCCCTCGCCTACCTGCCGACGGCCTTTTCATCCCTGACGCTGCTCCTCCAGCCCGTCGTCGCCGCCATTCTCGCCTGGATCCTGCTGTCGGAGCCCATCGGCCTCATGCAGGCGGTCGGCGGCCTGATCGTGCTGGCCGGCATCCTCGTCGCCCGGCGCGGCTGA
- a CDS encoding YybH family protein, whose product MTDTQAAVLSAADALVAAFARHDRDAYFAAFAPQATFLFYNLDRPLDGRAAYEAEWALWEERDGFRIHACRSADRRVQLLGDVAIFTHAVETELSMGGERLTNNERETIVFARDPAGRWLAVHEHLSAAA is encoded by the coding sequence ATGACCGACACGCAAGCCGCCGTCCTCTCCGCCGCCGATGCCCTGGTCGCCGCCTTCGCCAGGCACGACCGCGACGCCTATTTCGCTGCCTTCGCGCCGCAGGCGACCTTCCTCTTCTACAATCTCGACCGCCCGCTGGACGGCCGCGCCGCCTATGAGGCCGAATGGGCGCTCTGGGAGGAACGCGACGGCTTCCGCATCCACGCCTGCCGCTCGGCGGACCGCCGCGTCCAGCTCCTCGGCGACGTCGCCATCTTCACCCACGCCGTCGAGACCGAGCTTTCGATGGGTGGCGAGAGGCTGACCAACAACGAGCGTGAAACCATCGTCTTCGCCCGCGACCCCGCCGGCCGCTGGCTCGCCGTGCACGAGCATCTTTCGGCGGCGGCCTGA
- a CDS encoding aldehyde dehydrogenase family protein, giving the protein MLDKRKFYIDGQWVDPLKPNDLQVINPATEKPVAVITMGTAADIDRAVAAAKKAFATYSQTSVDERLALLEKLLEIYKRRYDEMARTITLELGAPISMSTEQQADVGVGHLQGFIDALKRLKSREVLPNGDVVRREPIGVCGLITPWNWPINQIALKVVPALATGSTCVLKPSEFTPLNAMLYAEMVHEAGFPAGTFNLVNGDGIECGAALSKHKDVDMMSFTGSTRAGIAVSKDAAETVKRVTLELGGKSPNLVFADADLEDRVSGTIRECFNNSGQSCDAPTRMLVERSVYDKVVEIAERTGKEATVGNPEEEGGHIGPLVSHIQFGRVQALIEAGVAEGARLLVGGPGKPDGFETGYFVKPTIFADVNNNMRIAREEVFGPVLAIIPFDTEEEAIAIANDTAYGLAAYVQTGNPDRAERVAARLRAGMVHINGGPHRYGSPFGGFKQSGNGREGGMFGLEDFLEVKTVHRPDAA; this is encoded by the coding sequence ATGCTCGACAAGCGCAAATTCTACATCGACGGCCAGTGGGTCGATCCGCTGAAGCCCAATGACCTCCAGGTCATCAACCCGGCGACGGAAAAGCCGGTCGCGGTCATCACCATGGGCACCGCCGCCGATATCGACCGCGCCGTCGCCGCCGCCAAGAAGGCTTTTGCGACCTACAGCCAGACCAGCGTGGACGAGCGCCTCGCTCTGCTCGAAAAGCTGCTGGAGATCTACAAGCGTCGCTATGACGAGATGGCCCGCACCATCACGCTCGAACTCGGCGCGCCGATCAGCATGAGCACCGAGCAGCAGGCGGATGTCGGCGTCGGCCACCTCCAGGGCTTCATCGATGCGCTGAAGCGCCTCAAGAGCCGCGAAGTGCTGCCGAACGGCGACGTCGTGCGCCGCGAGCCCATCGGCGTATGCGGCCTCATCACGCCCTGGAACTGGCCGATCAACCAGATCGCGCTGAAGGTGGTTCCGGCGCTGGCGACGGGCTCGACCTGCGTGCTGAAGCCCTCCGAATTCACGCCGCTCAACGCCATGCTCTATGCCGAGATGGTGCATGAGGCCGGCTTCCCGGCGGGCACGTTCAACCTCGTCAACGGCGACGGCATCGAATGCGGCGCGGCGCTTTCCAAGCACAAGGACGTCGACATGATGTCCTTCACCGGTTCCACCCGCGCCGGCATCGCCGTCAGCAAGGATGCGGCCGAGACGGTTAAGCGCGTGACGCTGGAACTGGGCGGCAAGTCGCCGAACCTCGTCTTCGCCGATGCGGACCTCGAGGACCGCGTTTCCGGCACCATCCGCGAATGCTTCAACAATTCCGGCCAGTCCTGCGACGCGCCGACCCGCATGCTCGTCGAGCGCTCGGTCTATGACAAGGTGGTCGAGATCGCCGAGCGCACCGGCAAGGAAGCCACCGTCGGCAACCCGGAAGAGGAAGGCGGCCATATCGGTCCGCTCGTCTCGCACATCCAGTTCGGCCGCGTGCAGGCGCTGATCGAGGCGGGCGTTGCCGAAGGCGCGCGGCTTCTCGTCGGCGGCCCGGGCAAGCCGGATGGCTTCGAGACCGGCTATTTCGTCAAGCCGACGATCTTCGCGGACGTCAACAACAACATGCGCATCGCGCGTGAAGAAGTGTTCGGCCCGGTTCTCGCGATCATTCCCTTCGACACGGAAGAGGAAGCCATCGCGATCGCCAACGACACCGCCTATGGCCTTGCCGCCTATGTGCAGACGGGCAATCCGGACCGCGCCGAGCGCGTCGCCGCCCGCCTTCGCGCCGGCATGGTGCACATCAATGGCGGCCCGCACCGCTACGGCAGCCCCTTCGGCGGCTTCAAGCAGTCCGGCAACGGCCGCGAGGGCGGCATGTTCGGCCTCGAGGACTTCCTTGAAGTGAAGACGGTGCACCGGCCGGACGCGGCCTGA
- a CDS encoding ABC transporter substrate-binding protein, which yields MTKTVSGGFARHMLLATAATIALSPAAMAQDELNALVWCDHTDPALVEPFEKANNVKVNLKEYEGTGAAISIIEQSRPGDWDVLVIDAVDVPRAIDMDILGEMPADKLPLGDLFPEVRMDETTTRDGKVYAVTEKFGYNTLSYDKTKVDPADMEDLSVMWSDKYKGRIALYDYYLPMVGLTGVAIGKKTADLTQDDLPAIKEKLFEMKKVSRQVSDVVASQTALATGEVDIVAGGGEWLTAGLSAEKPNLDWTIPKQGALRWAQSIGVFKNSEKQDLALKFVQYIVSPEGQARLATSSCYWAMPANAKAGEHLTDQQKTALRWDKQPEYLKNSQLYPVADADMDAAMQDIWTEMLQQ from the coding sequence ATGACGAAAACCGTTTCCGGCGGCTTCGCCCGCCACATGCTTCTTGCCACCGCAGCCACCATTGCCCTTTCGCCTGCCGCGATGGCGCAGGACGAGCTGAACGCCCTCGTCTGGTGCGACCACACCGACCCGGCGCTGGTCGAGCCGTTCGAGAAGGCCAACAACGTCAAGGTGAACCTCAAGGAATACGAGGGCACGGGTGCGGCGATCTCGATCATCGAGCAGTCCCGTCCCGGCGACTGGGACGTGCTGGTCATCGACGCGGTCGACGTGCCGCGCGCCATCGACATGGACATCCTCGGCGAAATGCCGGCTGACAAGCTGCCGCTCGGCGACCTCTTCCCCGAGGTCCGCATGGACGAGACGACCACCCGCGACGGCAAGGTCTACGCCGTCACGGAGAAGTTCGGCTACAACACGCTTTCCTACGACAAGACGAAGGTCGATCCGGCCGACATGGAAGACCTCTCGGTCATGTGGTCTGACAAGTACAAGGGCCGTATCGCGCTCTATGACTACTACCTTCCGATGGTCGGCCTGACGGGCGTCGCCATCGGCAAGAAGACCGCCGACCTCACGCAGGACGACCTGCCGGCCATCAAGGAAAAGCTCTTCGAGATGAAGAAGGTCTCCCGCCAGGTGAGCGACGTCGTCGCTTCGCAGACGGCGCTGGCGACCGGCGAGGTGGATATCGTCGCCGGCGGCGGCGAGTGGCTGACGGCCGGGCTTTCGGCGGAAAAGCCGAATCTCGACTGGACGATCCCCAAGCAGGGCGCGCTGCGCTGGGCACAGTCGATCGGCGTGTTCAAGAATTCCGAGAAGCAGGATCTGGCGCTGAAATTCGTGCAGTATATCGTCAGCCCCGAGGGACAGGCGCGGCTTGCGACATCCTCGTGCTACTGGGCCATGCCGGCGAACGCCAAGGCCGGCGAGCACCTCACCGACCAGCAGAAGACGGCGTTACGCTGGGACAAGCAGCCGGAATACCTGAAGAATTCGCAGCTCTATCCGGTGGCGGATGCCGACATGGACGCGGCGATGCAGGATATCTGGACGGAAATGCTGCAGCAGTAA
- a CDS encoding ABC transporter permease gives MTATALERAERRKAWAFALPGLLWTALFFLVPFAYMVAISFWTRQGREIVAIWTLDNYVAFFAKAHFFKGLVVSLEITATVTVISVLLAYPLAWIIAERVPKKWQRFALVMAILPFWTSYVVRSYSWLLVLSKGGVVNQALLSIGIITEPLELSANRTGTVIGFVHFFVMLLTLTIYANLIQLSPNYRRAAADLGANAFQTFWHVVLPLTLPGIMVGAFLTFVLCIGDYITPQILGGNNELVLPQVIMLQLGRRADFPMAAALSLVLMVVVTLAYIACARWLKMERT, from the coding sequence ATGACCGCAACAGCCCTCGAACGCGCGGAGCGCCGCAAGGCATGGGCTTTTGCCCTGCCGGGGCTGCTCTGGACAGCGCTGTTCTTCCTCGTGCCCTTCGCCTACATGGTGGCGATCAGCTTCTGGACGCGGCAGGGGCGCGAGATCGTCGCGATCTGGACGCTCGACAATTACGTCGCCTTCTTCGCGAAGGCGCATTTCTTCAAGGGGCTGGTGGTCTCGCTGGAGATCACGGCGACCGTCACCGTCATCTCCGTGCTGCTCGCCTATCCGCTCGCCTGGATCATCGCCGAGCGGGTGCCGAAGAAATGGCAGCGCTTCGCCCTCGTCATGGCGATCCTGCCCTTCTGGACCTCCTATGTGGTGCGCTCCTATTCCTGGCTGCTGGTGCTCTCCAAGGGCGGTGTCGTCAACCAGGCGCTGCTCTCAATCGGCATCATCACCGAACCGCTGGAGCTTTCGGCAAACCGCACCGGCACCGTGATCGGCTTCGTGCATTTCTTCGTCATGCTGCTGACGCTGACGATCTACGCCAACCTCATCCAGCTTTCGCCGAACTACCGCCGCGCGGCGGCGGACCTCGGGGCGAACGCCTTCCAGACCTTCTGGCATGTCGTACTGCCGCTGACGCTGCCGGGCATCATGGTCGGCGCGTTCCTGACCTTCGTGCTGTGCATCGGCGACTACATCACGCCGCAGATCCTCGGCGGCAACAACGAGTTGGTGCTGCCGCAGGTCATCATGCTGCAGCTCGGGCGGCGAGCGGACTTCCCGATGGCGGCAGCGCTCTCGCTGGTGCTGATGGTAGTCGTCACGCTCGCCTACATCGCCTGCGCGCGCTGGCTGAAGATGGAAAGGACCTGA
- a CDS encoding ABC transporter ATP-binding protein, whose protein sequence is MTADVSIKNATKDFGAFRALDDVSLDIAAGEFIVLLGPSGCGKTTLLSILGGFIEPTSGTIAIGGRDMTYVSPAKRPTTTMFQDYALFPHMCLRDNVGFGLRMRGMGKAERYEKAFSYLDLVGLRASSAKKPHELSGGQRQRVALARALAVDPDVLLLDEPLGALDLKLRRQMQDELKAIQKRVGTTFVHVTHDQEEAMAIADRIVVMNKGHIEDVGTPASIYMRPRSLFSAGFMGEANFLPAKVVRTAAGEAELETPLGRAVLPASTFVSGLPIAGSDVTLCIRPEHFRSANADVPTLSLGHGRITGSAFFGTHHRCHVAANGATLTAHLPQTETPEVGAELDLRLKADSIVVLQDGAGV, encoded by the coding sequence ATGACCGCCGACGTTTCCATCAAGAACGCCACCAAGGACTTCGGCGCGTTCCGGGCGCTCGACGATGTCTCGCTCGATATCGCGGCCGGCGAGTTCATCGTGCTGCTCGGCCCGTCGGGCTGCGGCAAGACCACGCTGCTCTCCATCCTCGGCGGCTTCATCGAGCCGACGTCCGGCACGATCGCCATCGGCGGGCGCGACATGACATATGTCTCGCCCGCCAAGCGGCCGACCACCACCATGTTCCAGGACTATGCGCTCTTCCCGCATATGTGCCTGCGCGACAATGTCGGCTTCGGCCTTCGCATGCGCGGCATGGGTAAGGCGGAGCGCTACGAAAAGGCCTTCTCCTATCTCGATCTCGTCGGCCTGAGGGCATCATCCGCCAAGAAGCCGCATGAGCTTTCGGGTGGCCAGCGCCAGCGCGTGGCGCTGGCCCGCGCTCTGGCGGTCGATCCAGACGTGCTGCTGCTCGACGAGCCGCTCGGCGCGCTGGACCTGAAGCTGCGCCGGCAGATGCAGGACGAATTGAAGGCGATCCAGAAGCGCGTCGGCACGACCTTCGTGCATGTCACCCACGACCAGGAGGAGGCGATGGCGATCGCCGACCGCATCGTCGTGATGAACAAGGGCCACATCGAGGATGTCGGCACGCCGGCCTCGATCTACATGCGCCCGCGCTCGCTGTTTTCCGCCGGCTTCATGGGCGAGGCCAATTTCCTGCCGGCGAAGGTCGTGCGCACCGCCGCCGGCGAAGCCGAACTGGAGACCCCGCTTGGCCGCGCTGTCCTGCCGGCCTCCACCTTCGTTTCCGGCCTCCCCATTGCCGGAAGCGATGTGACGCTCTGCATTCGCCCGGAGCATTTCCGCTCGGCAAATGCCGATGTGCCCACCCTCTCGCTCGGCCACGGCCGCATCACCGGCAGCGCCTTCTTCGGCACGCATCATCGCTGCCATGTCGCGGCCAACGGCGCGACGCTTACCGCCCATCTGCCGCAGACCGAAACGCCGGAAGTCGGCGCCGAGCTTGACCTTCGGCTGAAGGCGGATAGCATCGTCGTGCTTCAGGACGGGGCGGGAGTTTAG
- a CDS encoding MBL fold metallo-hydrolase: protein MRRIRPEDWYSVRRLDDDVTYICEPYIQEFYRCNVWHIRGRDRDMLVDSGMGVVSLRQWVPLVTERDLIAVASHTHFDHIGCHHEFECRAVHSAEADLLANPTRENTLADPYVTDEIFDALPPEPYCSKCYAVKKAPATRILEDGDMIDLGDRQFEVIHTPGHSPGGIALYEKATEILFSGDIVYDGPLIEDTYHSDLTDYIASMERLLTLPMRLVHGGHFPSFGGERYRQLIRGWLDEKQK from the coding sequence ATGCGGCGCATCCGGCCGGAGGATTGGTACAGCGTTCGTCGCCTCGATGACGACGTGACCTATATCTGCGAACCCTACATCCAGGAATTCTATCGCTGCAACGTCTGGCACATCCGCGGGCGCGACCGCGACATGCTGGTCGATAGCGGCATGGGCGTCGTCTCGCTCAGGCAATGGGTGCCGCTCGTCACGGAACGCGACCTGATCGCGGTGGCGAGCCATACGCATTTCGACCATATCGGCTGCCACCACGAATTCGAGTGCCGCGCGGTGCATTCGGCCGAGGCCGACCTTCTCGCCAATCCGACGCGGGAGAACACGCTGGCCGACCCTTACGTCACCGACGAGATCTTCGACGCGCTGCCGCCCGAGCCCTATTGCTCGAAATGCTACGCCGTGAAGAAGGCGCCCGCGACGCGCATCCTCGAGGATGGCGACATGATCGATCTCGGCGACCGCCAGTTCGAGGTCATCCACACGCCGGGCCACTCCCCAGGGGGTATTGCACTCTACGAGAAGGCAACCGAAATTCTCTTCTCGGGCGACATCGTCTACGATGGCCCGCTGATCGAGGACACCTACCATTCCGACCTGACGGACTATATCGCCTCGATGGAACGGCTCCTGACCCTGCCGATGCGGCTGGTGCATGGCGGCCATTTTCCAAGCTTCGGCGGGGAACGCTATCGCCAGCTCATAAGGGGCTGGCTCGACGAAAAACAGAAGTGA
- the cueR gene encoding Cu(I)-responsive transcriptional regulator, which produces MNIGEAAEATGVTAKMIRHYEQIGLIRAAGRTGSGYRVYGPRDLSTLSFIRRARDLGFSIAQIRDLLTLWQDRARASADVKRIASEHIDEMKAKMRLLEEMVHTLEHLSAHCHGDDRPDCPILEQLASGKGEAGCC; this is translated from the coding sequence ATGAACATCGGCGAGGCGGCAGAGGCGACGGGCGTCACCGCCAAGATGATCCGTCACTACGAGCAGATCGGCCTCATCCGCGCCGCCGGCCGCACCGGCTCCGGCTATCGCGTCTACGGCCCCAGGGACCTGTCGACACTCTCCTTCATCCGAAGGGCGCGCGACCTCGGCTTTTCCATCGCCCAGATCCGCGACCTGCTCACCCTCTGGCAGGACCGCGCCCGCGCCTCCGCCGACGTCAAGCGCATCGCCAGCGAACATATCGACGAGATGAAGGCCAAGATGCGGTTGCTGGAGGAAATGGTGCACACGCTGGAGCACCTCTCCGCCCATTGCCACGGCGACGACCGGCCGGATTGCCCGATCCTCGAGCAGCTTGCGAGCGGAAAGGGCGAGGCGGGGTGCTGCTAG
- a CDS encoding TetR/AcrR family transcriptional regulator, whose product MAGLRAKQKADKTRRILDAAATLFREQGYDSARIEDIAEMAEVSVGTLYNYYQNKGDILVATVAMEVTEVLEGGARIVASPPLNVAEALQTLIEQYYDHSLVYLSKEMWRTAMAISIQQPETPLSRRYTELDGQLCAQVVRLVETLQARGVVHAGVDAKAMGEVFFNNLNMMFIEFCKVDAMSLEELKARVEAQHAPIAALISTVKIV is encoded by the coding sequence ATGGCCGGATTGCGGGCGAAACAGAAGGCGGACAAGACGCGCCGCATCCTCGATGCCGCGGCCACCCTGTTCCGCGAGCAGGGCTATGACAGCGCCCGTATCGAGGACATCGCGGAGATGGCGGAGGTCTCCGTCGGCACACTCTACAACTATTACCAGAACAAAGGCGATATCCTTGTCGCCACCGTCGCGATGGAGGTGACGGAGGTGCTGGAGGGCGGCGCGCGGATCGTGGCAAGTCCCCCGCTCAATGTCGCCGAGGCCCTGCAGACGCTGATTGAACAATATTACGACCATTCCCTCGTCTATCTCTCGAAGGAGATGTGGCGCACGGCGATGGCGATCTCCATCCAGCAGCCCGAAACCCCGCTTTCCCGCCGCTATACCGAGCTGGACGGCCAGCTTTGCGCCCAGGTCGTGCGGCTCGTCGAAACATTGCAGGCACGCGGCGTCGTCCATGCGGGGGTGGACGCCAAGGCCATGGGCGAGGTCTTCTTCAACAACCTCAACATGATGTTCATCGAGTTCTGCAAGGTGGACGCCATGTCGCTCGAGGAATTGAAGGCGCGCGTCGAGGCCCAGCATGCGCCCATCGCCGCCCTCATCAGCACCGTCAAGATCGTATGA
- a CDS encoding heavy metal translocating P-type ATPase, translating to MPTANDQQTIKLSISDMTCASCVRRVEKAIEKVPGVTGAAVNLATEKADVTFAGAPDATAVAEAVRRTGYGVTEEVLEFPVEGMTCASCIGRVEKALKAVPGVLEATANLAQERARVRLLKGAASFEDLAAAIEKTGYRAIRETAAAPEEDRRAAEANTLRRDLMIAAVLTAPLFVMEMGAHAFPSFGHYIHATLGMQTSRVIQFVLATLVLLGPGLRFFRKGIPSLLRLAPDMNSLVVIGTSAAWSFSTVATFAPGLLPGGTANVYFEAAAVIVTLILAGRYLEARAKGRTGEAIRHLAGLRAKSARVLRDGKPEDVPLESVVPGDILLVRPGEKVPVDGEVTDGNSYIDESMITGEPMPVARQAGDRVTGGTVNTTGSLTFRATRVGADTVLSQIIRMVEDAQAAKLPIQALVDRVTQWFVPAVIAVALITFSLWLALGPSPVLAHALVNAVAVLIIACPCAMGLATPTSIITGTGRAAELGVLFRQGTALQTLEGTDIVAVDKTGTLTLGHPTLTEIVPAEGFSRGDVLTLVAAAEMHSEHPIATAIHEAAVAEGIDLPAASGFVTTSGQGISAEVSGRRVEAGSVGFMQARGLDVAPFASDAERLAAEGASPLYAAVDGKLAALFAVTDPVKPTTKEAVARLKALGIEVAMITGDNRRTAEAVAARLGIDRVMAEVLPDGKVAAVRELSAGGAKKVAFVGDGINDAPALAAADTGIAIGTGTDVAIESADVVLMAGDMRGVATGIALSRATMRNIRQNLFWAFGYNVALIPLAAGLFYPAFGIQLSPALAAGAMALSSVFVVTNALRLKRFKGDRT from the coding sequence ACGGAAAAGGCCGACGTGACCTTTGCCGGCGCACCCGATGCCACGGCGGTCGCCGAGGCGGTGCGCAGGACGGGCTACGGCGTTACCGAGGAGGTGCTGGAATTTCCCGTCGAGGGCATGACCTGCGCCTCCTGCATCGGCCGCGTCGAAAAGGCGCTGAAGGCCGTGCCCGGCGTGCTGGAGGCCACCGCCAATCTGGCGCAGGAACGCGCCCGCGTGCGCCTTCTCAAGGGGGCTGCCTCCTTCGAGGATCTTGCCGCCGCGATCGAGAAGACGGGATACAGGGCCATTCGCGAGACGGCCGCCGCACCCGAGGAAGACCGGCGGGCCGCCGAGGCGAATACCCTGCGACGCGATCTCATGATCGCCGCCGTGCTCACCGCGCCGCTCTTCGTCATGGAGATGGGCGCGCATGCCTTCCCCTCCTTCGGTCATTATATCCATGCAACTCTCGGCATGCAGACGAGCCGGGTGATCCAGTTCGTGCTGGCGACTCTGGTGCTTCTCGGCCCGGGGCTGCGTTTCTTCCGCAAGGGCATTCCAAGCCTCCTGCGCCTTGCGCCGGATATGAATTCGCTCGTCGTCATCGGTACCTCCGCCGCCTGGAGCTTTTCCACGGTCGCGACCTTCGCGCCCGGCCTGCTGCCCGGCGGCACGGCCAATGTCTATTTCGAGGCGGCGGCGGTCATCGTGACGCTTATCCTCGCCGGACGCTATCTGGAGGCGCGCGCCAAGGGGCGCACCGGCGAGGCGATCCGCCACCTTGCCGGCCTGCGGGCGAAATCCGCCCGCGTGCTGCGCGACGGCAAGCCGGAGGACGTGCCGCTGGAGAGTGTCGTGCCCGGCGACATCTTGCTGGTGCGGCCCGGCGAGAAAGTGCCGGTCGACGGCGAGGTGACGGACGGCAACTCCTATATCGACGAATCCATGATCACCGGCGAGCCGATGCCCGTCGCGCGCCAGGCGGGCGACCGGGTGACGGGCGGCACGGTCAACACGACCGGCTCCCTCACCTTCCGCGCCACCCGCGTCGGGGCCGATACGGTGCTTTCACAGATCATCCGCATGGTGGAGGATGCGCAGGCGGCCAAACTGCCGATCCAGGCGCTGGTCGACCGCGTGACGCAATGGTTCGTGCCGGCGGTCATCGCCGTCGCGCTTATCACCTTCAGCCTCTGGCTGGCGCTGGGGCCAAGCCCGGTTCTCGCCCATGCGCTGGTCAACGCCGTCGCCGTGCTGATCATCGCCTGCCCCTGCGCCATGGGACTTGCGACGCCGACCTCCATCATCACCGGCACCGGGCGGGCGGCGGAACTCGGCGTGCTCTTCCGCCAGGGCACCGCGCTCCAGACGCTGGAGGGCACCGATATCGTCGCCGTCGACAAGACCGGCACGCTGACGCTCGGCCATCCGACGCTGACGGAAATCGTGCCGGCGGAAGGCTTTTCGCGCGGGGACGTCCTCACGCTGGTCGCCGCGGCCGAGATGCATTCCGAGCACCCGATCGCCACGGCCATCCATGAGGCGGCGGTGGCGGAGGGTATCGACCTTCCAGCGGCATCCGGCTTCGTCACCACATCGGGACAAGGCATTTCCGCAGAGGTTTCCGGCCGCAGGGTGGAAGCCGGTTCGGTCGGCTTCATGCAGGCGCGCGGGCTCGATGTCGCCCCCTTTGCCAGCGATGCCGAGCGGCTGGCCGCCGAGGGCGCTTCACCGCTTTATGCCGCCGTGGATGGCAAGCTCGCCGCCCTCTTCGCCGTCACCGATCCGGTGAAGCCGACGACGAAGGAGGCGGTCGCGCGCCTCAAGGCGCTCGGCATAGAGGTCGCGATGATCACCGGCGACAACCGCCGCACCGCCGAGGCCGTCGCGGCCAGGCTCGGTATCGATAGGGTGATGGCGGAGGTGCTGCCGGACGGCAAGGTCGCCGCCGTGCGCGAACTTTCGGCGGGCGGCGCAAAGAAGGTCGCCTTCGTCGGCGACGGCATCAACGATGCGCCGGCGCTCGCCGCCGCCGACACGGGCATCGCCATCGGCACCGGCACGGACGTAGCCATCGAGAGCGCGGACGTGGTGCTGATGGCCGGCGACATGCGGGGCGTCGCCACCGGCATCGCCCTGTCGCGGGCGACGATGCGCAACATCCGCCAGAACCTCTTCTGGGCCTTCGGCTATAATGTCGCGCTCATTCCGCTCGCCGCCGGCCTCTTCTATCCGGCCTTCGGCATCCAGCTCTCGCCGGCGCTGGCGGCGGGCGCCATGGCGCTCTCCAGCGTCTTCGTGGTCACCAACGCGCTGCGGCTGAAGCGCTTCAAGGGAGACAGGACATGA